In one Corallococcus sp. EGB genomic region, the following are encoded:
- a CDS encoding NAD(P)-dependent oxidoreductase has protein sequence MRAFVTGGSGFVGRHLLAALAKRGEPARALARSPEAAQAVQAAGGEPWEGDLTDPERLRPGMEGCDTVFHAAAHVKMSGPRAAFYETNVRGTEAVLEAARAAGVKRFVHVSTEAVLVDGGPMVNLRETHPLPQRPVGPYPSTKGEAERRVLQVNSPELTTVVVRPRMVWGPGDTTVLPQLMAAVKSGRFRWMGGGHYLTSTCHVENAVEGMLLAAEKGQGGQVYFLTDGPPVEFRAFVTALLRTQGVEPGDKSMPTALAATVAVVSDFVWDLLGLKGTPPLSRTELLLVGQEVTVSDEKARTELGYTGHVSREEGLRALGAKVG, from the coding sequence GTGCGCGCGTTCGTCACCGGTGGCTCGGGGTTCGTCGGAAGGCACCTGCTCGCGGCGCTCGCGAAGCGCGGGGAGCCGGCGCGTGCGCTGGCCCGCTCTCCCGAGGCCGCGCAGGCCGTCCAGGCCGCGGGCGGCGAGCCCTGGGAGGGCGACCTCACCGACCCGGAGCGCCTGCGCCCGGGCATGGAGGGCTGCGATACCGTCTTCCACGCCGCCGCGCACGTGAAGATGTCCGGCCCCCGCGCGGCCTTCTATGAAACCAACGTGCGCGGCACGGAGGCCGTGCTGGAGGCGGCGCGCGCGGCCGGCGTGAAGCGCTTCGTGCACGTGAGCACGGAGGCCGTGCTCGTGGACGGCGGCCCCATGGTGAACCTCCGCGAAACCCACCCGCTGCCCCAGCGCCCCGTGGGCCCGTACCCGTCCACCAAGGGCGAGGCCGAGCGGCGCGTGCTCCAGGTCAACTCGCCGGAGCTCACCACCGTCGTCGTGCGGCCCCGGATGGTCTGGGGGCCGGGGGACACCACGGTGCTGCCGCAGCTGATGGCCGCGGTGAAGTCCGGGCGCTTCCGCTGGATGGGCGGCGGGCACTACCTGACGTCCACCTGCCACGTGGAGAACGCCGTGGAGGGCATGCTCCTGGCCGCGGAGAAGGGGCAGGGCGGACAGGTGTACTTCCTCACCGACGGCCCGCCCGTGGAGTTCCGCGCCTTCGTCACCGCGCTCCTGAGGACGCAGGGCGTGGAGCCCGGCGACAAGTCCATGCCCACCGCGCTGGCCGCGACGGTGGCCGTGGTCAGCGACTTCGTCTGGGACCTCCTGGGCCTCAAGGGTACGCCGCCCCTGTCGCGCACGGAGCTCCTGCTCGTGGGCCAGGAGGTGACGGTCAGCGACGAGAAGGCCCGGACGGAGCTGGGCTACACGGGCCATGTCTCGCGCGAGGAGGGTCTGCGCGCACTGGGTGCGAAGGTGGGGTAA
- a CDS encoding Isoquinoline 1-oxidoreductase subunit: MRSHRAVLLLSGAVVALTGCRSATRTPEAEVPVAPDALWPVASFTRIEDPQARSVALFLEAGRVMVHPRRTNGHPPDGRPRQGMAQHAHVPAVVGGEDGHGAPGLPCTACHQAENTPTVGATVASIPGNPKWALAPVEMAWIGRSLGEICEQLKDPKRNGGKDLAAIQHHTAEDVLVGWGWNPGPGRQPLPGTRAEFGAIIQAWVDTGAHCPKP; this comes from the coding sequence ATGCGAAGCCACCGCGCAGTCCTCCTGCTGTCGGGTGCCGTCGTCGCGCTCACGGGCTGCCGGAGCGCGACGCGGACGCCTGAAGCCGAAGTCCCCGTGGCCCCGGACGCGCTGTGGCCCGTGGCGTCGTTCACGCGCATCGAGGATCCGCAGGCGCGCTCCGTGGCGCTCTTCCTGGAGGCGGGGCGGGTGATGGTCCATCCGCGCCGCACCAACGGCCACCCACCGGACGGGCGGCCCCGGCAGGGCATGGCCCAGCACGCGCACGTCCCGGCGGTGGTGGGCGGCGAGGACGGCCACGGCGCGCCCGGGCTGCCCTGCACGGCCTGTCACCAGGCGGAGAACACGCCCACGGTAGGCGCCACCGTGGCCAGCATCCCGGGCAATCCTAAGTGGGCCCTGGCTCCCGTGGAGATGGCGTGGATTGGGCGCTCGCTGGGCGAAATCTGCGAGCAGCTCAAGGACCCGAAGCGCAACGGCGGCAAGGACCTGGCGGCCATCCAGCACCACACGGCGGAGGACGTGCTCGTGGGCTGGGGTTGGAACCCGGGCCCGGGCCGTCAGCCGTTGCCCGGGACGCGGGCGGAGTTCGGCGCAATCATCCAGGCCTGGGTGGACACCGGCGCCCACTGCCCGAAGCCGTGA
- a CDS encoding PAS domain-containing sensor histidine kinase, with the protein MRSPLDDSQHPASASGGDIAYAAPHVARDTSAQLRLFIDSVRDYAILTLDPAGHIMSWNAGAERINGYRSEEILGQHFSLFYPPEDIAGGKPEQDLEIVTREGRLEEEGWRVRKDRSLFWANVVITAMRDPEGQLLGYGHVTRDFTERKLAQERLRESEERFRLLVAHIQDYAIYMLDADGRVSTWNAGAERFKQYKAEEIIGQHFSRFFPPEDVARGKPWHALQVAAREGHFEEEAWRIRKDGSLFWASVVLTALYDTKGQLRGFAKVTRDITERKQNQERRELEMLRDAVRARDEFLSVASHELKTPLTPLQLKLTALLRTVENNPSATLPVERIARDLEVARRQVRKLSDLIEDLLDVSRISMGQLRLNRATMDLASLAREVVARYAPQSTQVGCTVTVDAPAPIEGIWDRARVDQVITNLLTNAIKYGAGKPIHVRVRMESGLAVLSVRDEGIGIPHEDQPRVFERFVRAVSERNYGGLGLGLFITQQIVEAHGGVVQVRSVPGEGATFTMMLPPGPVTEPDVTPEPETPSDPDPGAPPEP; encoded by the coding sequence ATGAGGAGTCCCCTGGACGACAGTCAGCATCCTGCGTCCGCCAGCGGTGGCGACATCGCGTACGCAGCCCCCCACGTGGCCCGGGACACGAGCGCACAGCTGCGCCTGTTCATCGACAGCGTGAGGGACTACGCCATCCTGACGCTGGACCCGGCGGGCCACATCATGAGCTGGAACGCCGGCGCCGAGCGCATCAACGGCTACCGGTCCGAGGAGATCCTCGGTCAGCACTTCAGCCTCTTCTATCCGCCCGAGGACATCGCCGGCGGCAAGCCCGAGCAGGACCTGGAGATCGTCACCCGCGAGGGCCGCCTGGAGGAGGAGGGCTGGCGCGTCCGCAAGGACCGCAGCCTCTTCTGGGCCAATGTCGTCATCACCGCGATGCGCGACCCGGAGGGCCAGCTCCTGGGCTATGGCCACGTGACGCGCGACTTCACCGAGCGCAAGCTCGCCCAGGAGCGCCTGCGGGAGAGCGAGGAGCGCTTCCGCCTGCTCGTCGCGCACATCCAGGACTACGCCATCTACATGCTCGACGCGGATGGCCGCGTCTCCACCTGGAACGCCGGCGCCGAGCGCTTCAAGCAATACAAGGCCGAGGAGATCATCGGCCAGCACTTCAGCCGCTTCTTCCCCCCGGAGGACGTGGCGCGGGGCAAGCCCTGGCACGCCCTCCAGGTGGCCGCCCGCGAGGGCCACTTCGAGGAGGAGGCGTGGCGCATCCGCAAGGACGGCAGCCTCTTCTGGGCCAGCGTCGTCCTCACCGCGCTGTACGACACGAAGGGCCAGCTCCGGGGCTTCGCCAAGGTGACGCGCGACATCACCGAGCGCAAACAGAACCAGGAGCGGCGCGAGCTGGAGATGCTCCGCGACGCCGTGCGCGCCCGGGACGAGTTCCTCTCCGTCGCCTCGCACGAGCTGAAGACGCCGCTCACCCCGCTGCAGCTCAAGCTCACGGCCCTCCTGCGCACCGTGGAGAACAATCCCTCCGCCACCCTGCCCGTGGAGCGCATCGCCCGCGACCTGGAGGTGGCCCGCCGGCAGGTGCGCAAGCTGTCCGACCTCATCGAGGACCTGCTGGACGTGTCGCGCATCAGCATGGGCCAGCTGCGGCTGAACCGGGCGACCATGGACCTGGCCTCGCTCGCGCGAGAGGTGGTGGCCCGCTACGCGCCCCAGTCCACGCAGGTGGGCTGCACCGTCACGGTGGACGCCCCCGCGCCCATCGAGGGCATCTGGGACCGCGCCCGGGTGGACCAGGTGATCACCAACCTGCTCACCAACGCGATCAAGTACGGCGCTGGCAAGCCCATCCACGTCCGCGTGCGGATGGAGTCGGGGCTCGCCGTGCTGAGCGTGCGCGACGAGGGCATCGGCATTCCGCACGAGGACCAGCCGCGCGTCTTCGAGCGCTTCGTGCGCGCCGTCTCCGAGCGCAACTACGGCGGCCTGGGGCTGGGCCTCTTCATCACCCAGCAGATCGTCGAGGCCCACGGCGGCGTGGTCCAGGTGCGCAGCGTCCCCGGCGAGGGCGCGACCTTCACCATGATGCTGCCTCCGGGGCCGGTCACCGAGCCGGACGTCACCCCGGAGCCGGAGACGCCTTCCGACCCTGACCCTGGCGCTCCTCCCGAGCCGTGA
- the eis gene encoding enhanced intracellular survival protein Eis: MEKDDYGPPRSEEELTAVADITAQAFALPLADSETVVRKNFSESSLRILRVNGDVAASLTLIRMGQFLGGRAVPLIGVGGVGVAPAHRGAGAATRLFHRFLREMRDEGAPLSVLYPATQPLYRRVGYEVAGARYEIHVDAASLELGERSLSLRPMRSDEDAAVEACYRRFAAQHHGWLDRGSYIWRRVRTPRNDTAYGYVVEGASGMEGYVYLVRSLAPQGAVPRQVLKLTDLIANTPAAARRLLRFLGDHRSLAQDVMWFGGADEPLLALLREQTYQVKLSLHWMTRLLDVPKALEARGFAPGLSGALHLDVEDDLLPENQGRFVLEVADGVARVRPGGEGRMKLHVRALAPLYTGFLTPRALQLAGMLTADAASLDAASALFGGPAPSLRDMF, translated from the coding sequence ATGGAGAAGGACGACTACGGGCCGCCGAGGAGTGAAGAGGAGCTGACCGCCGTCGCGGACATCACCGCGCAGGCGTTCGCCCTGCCGCTCGCGGACTCCGAGACCGTGGTGCGCAAGAACTTCTCCGAGTCCTCCCTGCGCATCCTGCGCGTGAACGGCGACGTGGCCGCCTCGCTCACCCTCATCCGAATGGGCCAGTTCCTCGGCGGCCGCGCGGTGCCGCTCATCGGCGTGGGCGGCGTGGGCGTCGCTCCCGCCCACCGGGGCGCCGGCGCCGCCACGCGCCTCTTCCATCGCTTCCTGCGCGAGATGCGCGACGAGGGCGCCCCCCTCTCCGTCCTCTACCCCGCGACCCAGCCGCTCTACCGTCGCGTAGGCTACGAGGTCGCCGGCGCGCGCTACGAAATCCACGTCGACGCGGCCTCGCTGGAGCTGGGCGAGCGCTCGCTGTCCCTGCGCCCCATGCGCTCGGACGAGGACGCGGCGGTAGAGGCGTGCTACCGGCGCTTCGCCGCGCAGCACCACGGCTGGCTGGACCGCGGGAGCTACATCTGGCGGCGCGTGCGCACGCCGCGCAACGACACCGCCTACGGCTACGTCGTGGAGGGCGCCTCCGGGATGGAAGGCTACGTGTACCTCGTGCGCAGCCTCGCGCCCCAGGGCGCCGTGCCCAGGCAGGTGCTGAAGCTCACGGACCTCATCGCCAACACCCCCGCCGCCGCGCGAAGGCTGCTGCGCTTCCTCGGCGACCACCGCTCGCTGGCCCAGGACGTGATGTGGTTCGGCGGCGCGGACGAGCCGCTCCTCGCGCTGCTGCGCGAACAGACCTACCAGGTGAAGCTCTCCCTGCACTGGATGACGCGCCTGCTGGATGTCCCCAAGGCCCTGGAGGCGCGCGGCTTCGCCCCCGGCCTCTCCGGCGCGCTCCACCTGGACGTGGAGGACGACCTCCTCCCGGAGAACCAGGGGCGCTTCGTGCTGGAGGTGGCGGACGGAGTCGCCCGCGTCCGGCCCGGCGGCGAGGGACGCATGAAGCTGCACGTGCGCGCCCTGGCCCCGCTCTACACCGGCTTCCTCACGCCCCGCGCGCTCCAACTCGCGGGCATGCTGACCGCGGACGCCGCCTCGCTCGACGCGGCCAGCGCCCTGTTCGGAGGCCCGGCTCCCTCGCTGCGCGACATGTTCTGA
- a CDS encoding aldo/keto reductase, whose translation MIQRPLGSSGPTVSALGFGAGPVGSESLSDAAAEALLNGVLDAGITLIDTAPSYGASEERIGRFLGSRRREFVLSTKCGYGVPGVEDWTPECITRGVDLALQRLRTDVLDVVHFHSCPPDVLHRPGLIEALTRAVEAGKVRAAAYSGDNAGLDAALETGAFAVVQTSVNLFDQRSLDHGVAKARERGVGVIAKRPLANAPWRFPGRPHAHDVGEYWDRMQRMALSTDGLDWAELALRFTAFAPGVATCIVGTTRLDNLRANARTLEQGPLPAPTVHAIRDAFRRHDNGWEGVI comes from the coding sequence ATGATCCAACGTCCCCTGGGAAGCAGTGGCCCCACGGTGTCCGCGCTCGGCTTCGGCGCGGGGCCGGTGGGCAGTGAATCTCTGAGCGACGCCGCCGCGGAGGCGCTGCTGAACGGCGTGCTCGACGCGGGCATCACCCTCATCGACACCGCGCCTAGCTACGGCGCTTCCGAGGAGCGCATCGGCCGGTTCCTCGGCTCGCGCCGCCGCGAGTTCGTGCTGTCCACCAAGTGCGGCTATGGCGTGCCCGGCGTGGAGGACTGGACGCCCGAGTGCATCACGCGCGGCGTGGACCTGGCCCTCCAGCGCCTGCGCACGGACGTGCTGGACGTGGTGCACTTCCACTCGTGCCCACCCGATGTGCTCCACCGCCCGGGGCTCATCGAAGCGCTCACCCGCGCCGTGGAGGCGGGCAAGGTGCGCGCCGCCGCGTACTCCGGCGACAACGCCGGGCTGGACGCCGCGCTGGAGACGGGCGCGTTCGCCGTGGTGCAGACGTCCGTGAACCTCTTTGATCAGCGCTCGCTGGACCACGGCGTGGCGAAGGCCCGCGAGCGAGGCGTGGGCGTCATCGCCAAGCGCCCCCTGGCCAACGCGCCGTGGCGCTTCCCGGGCCGCCCCCACGCGCACGACGTGGGCGAGTACTGGGACCGCATGCAGCGCATGGCCCTATCGACGGACGGCCTGGATTGGGCGGAGCTGGCGCTGCGCTTCACCGCGTTCGCGCCCGGCGTGGCCACCTGCATCGTGGGCACCACGCGGCTGGACAACCTGCGCGCCAACGCACGCACCCTGGAGCAGGGGCCCCTCCCGGCCCCCACCGTCCACGCCATCCGGGACGCCTTCCGTCGCCATGACAACGGTTGGGAAGGCGTCATTTGA
- a CDS encoding WGR domain-containing protein, with protein MRRFEFVDGNSSKFWMPELQGTTFIVTYGRIGTAGQRKEKAFPDEEAAQREYNKKVAEKVREGYAEVTSGEAPPAPPPKAAAAPQPPALVLPRRVAPATPGPEAVAAAASALALLQSKLKGPSWKVTRLARKARHALRALGGVDPAAHPALAAPFAALMAHVVGPKAEGRLPVRHALGLLSQVDVAAFQRAAEMWKAAPAGSVPPGVAAARTLNDPELALRVTALLTERPDLRDGSEDAWTKRWAALKPHVEAHLSGVGQSLAAFVGGVDASGDAHLSKRLARLGA; from the coding sequence ATGCGCAGGTTCGAATTCGTCGACGGCAACAGCTCCAAGTTCTGGATGCCCGAGCTCCAGGGCACCACCTTCATCGTCACCTACGGCCGCATCGGCACCGCGGGACAGCGCAAGGAGAAGGCCTTCCCGGACGAGGAGGCCGCCCAGCGCGAGTACAACAAGAAGGTCGCGGAGAAGGTGCGCGAGGGCTACGCCGAGGTGACCTCCGGCGAGGCCCCGCCCGCGCCGCCCCCGAAGGCCGCCGCCGCGCCTCAGCCCCCCGCGCTCGTGCTGCCGCGCCGCGTGGCCCCCGCCACGCCCGGTCCGGAGGCCGTGGCCGCCGCCGCGTCCGCGCTCGCGCTGCTCCAGTCGAAGCTCAAGGGGCCCAGCTGGAAGGTGACGCGGCTTGCGCGCAAGGCCCGCCACGCGCTCCGCGCCCTGGGCGGCGTGGACCCCGCGGCGCACCCGGCCCTGGCCGCCCCCTTCGCCGCGCTGATGGCCCACGTGGTGGGGCCCAAGGCGGAAGGCCGGCTGCCGGTGCGCCACGCGCTGGGGCTCTTGTCCCAGGTGGACGTGGCGGCCTTCCAGCGCGCGGCGGAGATGTGGAAGGCCGCGCCCGCGGGCTCGGTGCCGCCGGGGGTGGCCGCCGCGCGGACGCTCAACGACCCGGAGCTGGCGCTGCGCGTGACGGCGCTCCTCACCGAGCGCCCCGACCTGCGCGACGGCTCCGAGGACGCATGGACGAAGCGCTGGGCCGCGCTCAAGCCGCACGTGGAGGCCCACCTGTCCGGCGTGGGCCAGTCCCTCGCCGCCTTCGTGGGCGGCGTGGACGCGAGCGGAGACGCGCACCTGTCGAAGCGGCTCGCCCGGCTGGGAGCGTGA
- a CDS encoding GspE/PulE family protein has translation MAPPDVPPFSELPQFTLDRDSLRLLPESFCRRLGVAVMGKVDAGNDTEAVTVAMLDPEDLSVRRRIEDFLRRPVRAVKLNRYEIDSALEVGFGAGVHASVDVVLKAGTPLSHAPTAVELVNHVLTVAVTQNASDIHLESYTDDVDLRYRIDGILHQTYTDISPDSLPEVVSRIKVMAGLDIAEKRRPQDGRVRALYESEAGRKFVDFRVSVVPAPAGEDVVIRLLDATVGLVPVEKLGMTPEVRATVLRLLGNPEGLVLVTGPTGSGKTTTLYAALARLNDGRKKIITAEDPIEYVVPKVNQKQVSPQMPHLTLLRALLRQDPNVMLVGEIRDLETGSTALMAAATGHVVLGTLHTADAIGAVSRLRGLKLEDGDIAEALLAVLAQRLVRRICPGCSAPATPTADQLALLGPLLDGVRPRAGQGCDACRHTGFKGRVGLFELLVVDPELQLLIATGAPGVQLRQHARSRGFRTLVEDALAKVADGVTTLHELTRVVPYRYIVTAREERQGQGRKASPAPG, from the coding sequence ATGGCTCCCCCGGACGTGCCCCCGTTCTCCGAACTGCCCCAGTTCACGTTGGACCGCGACTCGCTGCGCCTGCTGCCCGAGTCCTTCTGCCGGCGCCTGGGGGTCGCGGTGATGGGGAAGGTGGACGCGGGCAACGACACGGAGGCCGTGACGGTGGCGATGCTGGACCCGGAGGACCTCTCCGTGCGCCGCCGCATCGAGGACTTCCTGCGCCGGCCGGTGCGCGCGGTGAAGCTCAACCGCTATGAAATCGACTCCGCGCTGGAGGTGGGCTTCGGCGCGGGCGTGCACGCGTCGGTGGACGTGGTGCTGAAGGCGGGCACGCCGCTGTCCCACGCCCCCACGGCCGTGGAGCTGGTGAACCACGTGCTCACGGTGGCGGTGACGCAGAACGCGTCCGACATCCACCTGGAGAGCTACACGGACGACGTGGACCTGCGCTATCGCATCGACGGCATCCTCCACCAGACGTACACGGACATCTCCCCGGACTCGCTGCCGGAGGTGGTCAGCCGCATCAAGGTGATGGCGGGGCTCGACATCGCGGAGAAGCGGCGGCCCCAGGACGGCCGCGTGCGCGCTCTTTACGAAAGCGAGGCGGGGCGCAAGTTCGTGGACTTCCGCGTGAGCGTGGTGCCCGCTCCGGCGGGCGAGGACGTGGTCATCCGCCTGCTCGACGCCACGGTGGGCCTGGTGCCGGTGGAGAAGCTGGGGATGACGCCGGAGGTGCGGGCGACGGTGCTGCGGCTGTTGGGCAACCCGGAAGGGCTGGTGCTGGTGACGGGCCCCACGGGCAGCGGCAAGACGACGACGCTGTACGCGGCGCTGGCGCGGCTCAACGACGGGCGCAAGAAAATCATCACCGCGGAGGACCCCATTGAGTACGTGGTCCCCAAGGTGAACCAGAAGCAGGTGTCGCCGCAGATGCCGCACCTGACGCTCTTGCGCGCGCTCCTGCGGCAGGACCCCAACGTGATGCTGGTGGGGGAGATCCGCGACCTGGAGACGGGCAGCACCGCGTTGATGGCGGCGGCCACGGGGCACGTGGTGCTGGGCACGCTGCACACGGCGGATGCCATTGGCGCGGTGAGCCGCCTGCGCGGGCTGAAGCTGGAGGACGGCGACATCGCGGAGGCGCTGCTCGCGGTGCTGGCGCAGCGGCTGGTGCGCCGCATCTGCCCGGGGTGCTCCGCGCCCGCCACGCCCACGGCGGACCAGCTGGCGCTGCTGGGGCCGCTCCTGGACGGCGTGCGGCCCCGGGCGGGGCAGGGCTGCGATGCGTGCCGCCACACGGGCTTCAAGGGGCGCGTGGGGCTCTTCGAGCTGCTGGTGGTGGATCCGGAGCTCCAGCTGCTCATCGCCACCGGGGCGCCGGGCGTCCAGCTGCGCCAGCACGCCCGGTCGAGGGGCTTCCGCACGCTGGTGGAGGACGCGCTGGCGAAGGTGGCGGACGGGGTCACCACGCTGCACGAGCTGACGCGCGTGGTGCCCTATCGCTACATCGTCACGGCTCGGGAGGAGCGCCAGGGTCAGGGTCGGAAGGCGTCTCCGGCTCCGGGGTGA
- a CDS encoding FruA-associating protein, FapA: MNGTPEFEKDGAAAEIHPTSLDLNQVELTPQVANWLRLRASQWLTTAQKDFNAALFARDGSAASFDRYADARSELDSAEAWALRVSEFVAPVR, encoded by the coding sequence ATGAACGGAACGCCAGAGTTTGAGAAGGATGGAGCTGCCGCGGAAATCCACCCCACCTCGCTGGATCTGAACCAGGTCGAGCTCACGCCGCAGGTGGCGAACTGGCTGCGCCTGCGCGCGAGCCAGTGGCTCACCACGGCACAGAAGGACTTCAACGCGGCCCTCTTCGCGCGGGACGGTTCAGCGGCATCGTTCGACCGCTACGCGGATGCCCGCTCCGAGCTGGACTCCGCGGAAGCGTGGGCGCTGCGCGTCTCCGAGTTCGTGGCGCCGGTGCGCTAG
- a CDS encoding substrate-binding domain-containing protein, with translation MKPRILLLIGVLAAALGVSYLLATPETPDLAAPEQADSVPPSRRRVTDITFLYSTEKRAWVEAALADFQRTHPHVRVTLVGSGSLEAARAILEGREKPTVWSPADSAVLRMLAADWETDDSHGPLFATQGDAAPHPLVITPLVFVGWQDRMEVLRKAGGGAALSWKTLQRAVASDRGWPAVGGPPEWGFVKLGHTDPTKSNSGLQALLSATLEYLGRRAGVKEGDLLNPAYQAWLQGLERGVTRFEPSTGTFMTDLVRYGPSRYDLALVYESLAIAQLGQAEGRWGPLRVDYPPVTLWSDHPAAVLQADWVTPEQREAALEWVAFLRSPEVQARALSFGFRPADPSVPLRTPDADNPFTRLAAQGIRVDVPPAADVPDPPVLRTLLDLWTRMGVGR, from the coding sequence ATGAAGCCCCGGATTCTCCTCCTCATTGGAGTGCTGGCCGCGGCGCTGGGGGTGTCCTACCTGCTGGCGACGCCGGAGACGCCCGACCTGGCGGCGCCGGAGCAGGCGGACTCCGTGCCGCCGTCGCGCCGGCGCGTGACGGACATCACCTTCCTCTACAGCACGGAGAAGCGGGCGTGGGTGGAGGCGGCGCTCGCGGACTTCCAGCGGACGCACCCGCACGTGCGGGTGACGCTGGTGGGGAGTGGCTCGCTGGAGGCGGCGCGGGCCATCCTGGAGGGGCGGGAGAAGCCCACGGTGTGGAGTCCGGCGGACAGCGCCGTCCTGCGCATGCTCGCGGCGGACTGGGAGACGGACGACTCGCACGGGCCGCTGTTCGCCACGCAGGGGGACGCGGCGCCGCATCCGCTGGTCATCACCCCGCTGGTGTTCGTGGGCTGGCAGGACCGGATGGAGGTGCTGCGCAAGGCGGGCGGGGGCGCGGCCCTGTCGTGGAAGACGCTCCAGCGCGCGGTGGCGAGCGACCGGGGCTGGCCCGCGGTGGGCGGCCCGCCGGAGTGGGGCTTCGTGAAGCTGGGCCACACGGACCCCACGAAGTCCAACTCCGGCCTGCAGGCGCTGCTGTCCGCGACGCTGGAGTACCTGGGCCGCCGCGCGGGCGTGAAGGAGGGCGACCTGCTGAACCCGGCCTATCAGGCGTGGCTCCAGGGGCTGGAGCGGGGCGTGACGCGCTTCGAGCCGTCCACGGGCACGTTCATGACGGACCTGGTGCGCTACGGCCCGTCCCGCTACGACCTGGCGCTGGTGTACGAGAGCCTGGCCATCGCGCAGCTGGGCCAGGCGGAGGGGCGCTGGGGGCCGCTGCGGGTGGACTATCCGCCGGTGACGCTGTGGAGCGACCATCCGGCGGCGGTGCTCCAGGCGGACTGGGTGACGCCCGAGCAGCGCGAGGCGGCGCTGGAGTGGGTGGCCTTCCTGCGCAGCCCGGAGGTGCAGGCCCGGGCGCTGTCGTTCGGCTTCCGGCCGGCGGACCCCTCCGTGCCGCTGAGGACGCCGGACGCGGACAACCCCTTCACGCGGCTGGCGGCGCAGGGCATCCGCGTGGACGTGCCGCCCGCGGCGGACGTGCCAGACCCGCCTGTCTTGCGCACGCTGCTGGATTTGTGGACGCGCATGGGCGTGGGGCGCTGA